The Lasioglossum baleicum unplaced genomic scaffold, iyLasBale1 scaffold0021, whole genome shotgun sequence genome contains a region encoding:
- the LOC143219192 gene encoding uncharacterized protein LOC143219192, whose product MKYLLYVTVAVLLSSVECRVIRQTANSINKPSSNRVVHCPSGSHCSSPAVNSDPVNGLETSIPHVPSSSLENEVVSEDTEQNQQGGQGGQQLPEVSHQEHKGDIESLFPIGRELVNHVINNAKDLTGAFVPKVKKRDTRSLSPTGGKFVSDAVNKGEDLVGAFIPKFGKRDIGFLFPIGGKFVSDVVNKGEDFLGAFVPKLENQDIGSLFPVGGQYVSDVVNKWEDFVRALIPEVGKRDLRSRRRVGSNGHRIGERFGTILLTPFV is encoded by the coding sequence ATGAAGTATCTGTTGTACGTGACCGTTGCCGTACTGCTATCGTCGGTGGAGTGTAGGGTAATAAGGCAGACTGCAAATAGTATTAATAAGCCTAGCTCAAACCGTGTTGTTCACTGCCCGTCGGGCAGTCACTGTTCGTCGCCTGCTGTGAATTCTGATCCAGTCAATGGGCTCGAAACTTCTATACCACATGTTCCATCATCTTCGTTAGAAAATGAAGTTGTGAGCGAGGATACAGAACAAAATCAACAGGGTGGCCAAGGTGGCCAACAACTCCCAGAAGTCTCCCATCAAGAGCACAAGGGAGACATCGAGTCGCTGTTTCCAATAGGTAGGGAGTTGGTAAACCACGTGATAAACAATGCAAAAGACTTGACAGGAGCCTTTgtacccaaagttaaaaaaagGGATACCCGCTCTCTATCCCCAACAGGTGGGAAGTTCGTAAGCGACGCGGTAAACAAAGGAGAAGACCTTGTGGGAGCCTTCATACCTAAATTTGGAAAGAGGGATATAGGGTTTCTATTCCCAATAGGTGGGAAGTTCGTAAGCGACGTGGTAAACAAAGGAGAAGACTTTTTGGGAGCTTTTGTACCCAAGCTTGAAAACCAAGATATCGGGTCTCTGTTCCCAGTAGGTGGTCAGTATGTAAGCGACGTGGTGAACAAATGGGAAGACTTTGTGAGAGCCTTAATACCCGAGGTGGGAAAGAGGGATCTGAGGAGTCGGCGGCGCGTTGGATCAAACGGTCACAGAATAGGCGAACGGTTTGGTACAATACTACTCACACCGTTCGTATAG